Proteins co-encoded in one Natrinema sp. CBA1119 genomic window:
- a CDS encoding LLM class flavin-dependent oxidoreductase, producing MELSAVDLSPVPDDGTATDAYANTVEAAQQAERLGYSRFWVAEHHGMASRIAGTTPEVLLGHLAAETDSIRLGSGAVLLNHYSPFKVAEQFGALDALAPGRIDAGLGRANGSPAADRALETDRRVQNPDDDHAEKIEAVIDHLYDDYPEGHAYSDLELPRSGEAEPVPWVLGSSPSSAAIAGELGLRYCFAAFIRPQLAARSLEEYREQFQSSRLADGIDEPQGMIAVNAVCAETDEEAARIRAVAEASFKRMQRGEVGTTPSIEEAIDELGGVPEPTPATLGPDEWPRAISGDPDTLAGLLEQLADRVGVDEVMIQHVVADHDDALRSHELLADGIGLTSR from the coding sequence ATGGAACTCTCTGCCGTAGATCTCTCTCCGGTTCCCGACGACGGCACCGCGACCGATGCCTACGCGAACACCGTCGAAGCCGCACAGCAGGCCGAACGACTCGGTTACTCGCGGTTCTGGGTCGCCGAACACCACGGAATGGCGAGCAGGATCGCGGGGACGACACCCGAAGTGTTGCTCGGGCACCTCGCCGCCGAAACCGATTCGATCCGCCTCGGCTCCGGGGCGGTGTTGCTCAACCACTACAGCCCGTTCAAGGTCGCCGAACAGTTCGGCGCGCTGGACGCGCTCGCACCGGGTCGCATCGACGCGGGTCTCGGGCGGGCGAACGGGTCGCCGGCCGCCGACCGGGCCCTCGAGACGGACCGACGCGTGCAGAATCCCGACGACGACCACGCCGAGAAAATCGAGGCCGTCATCGATCACCTCTACGACGACTATCCAGAAGGGCACGCCTACAGCGACCTCGAGCTCCCGCGCTCCGGCGAGGCCGAACCGGTGCCGTGGGTGCTCGGCTCGAGTCCCTCCAGCGCGGCTATTGCGGGCGAACTCGGCTTGCGGTACTGTTTCGCGGCGTTCATTCGGCCGCAGTTGGCCGCGCGGTCGCTCGAGGAGTATCGCGAGCAGTTCCAGTCGTCACGGCTGGCCGACGGCATCGACGAGCCCCAGGGGATGATCGCGGTGAACGCGGTCTGTGCCGAGACCGACGAGGAAGCGGCGCGGATACGAGCGGTGGCCGAGGCGTCGTTCAAGCGGATGCAACGCGGAGAGGTTGGCACCACACCGTCCATCGAGGAGGCCATCGACGAACTCGGTGGCGTCCCGGAGCCAACGCCTGCAACGCTCGGTCCCGACGAGTGGCCACGCGCCATTTCCGGCGATCCGGACACGCTCGCGGGCCTGTTGGAGCAACTCGCTGATCGCGTCGGTGTCGACGAAGTGATGATCCAACACGTCGTCGCCGACCACGACGATGCGCTCCGCTCTCACGAATTGCTTGCCGATGGCATCGGCCTCACGTCTCGCTGA
- a CDS encoding DUF2061 domain-containing protein, whose translation MGRNVVSRSAIQARKRAIVKTLCYRLFMMLITILVAWLIVGDISAAINIGLITNLLKTGTYYVYERTWDHITWGVLPDS comes from the coding sequence ATGGGACGGAACGTGGTTTCCCGGTCAGCTATTCAGGCCCGGAAACGGGCTATCGTCAAAACGCTCTGCTATCGGCTGTTCATGATGCTGATCACGATACTCGTCGCGTGGTTGATCGTCGGTGATATAAGCGCCGCGATAAATATCGGTCTTATAACTAATCTACTGAAGACGGGGACGTACTACGTCTATGAGCGGACATGGGACCACATCACGTGGGGGGTACTGCCTGACTCGTGA